Proteins encoded in a region of the uncultured Paludibaculum sp. genome:
- a CDS encoding Gfo/Idh/MocA family oxidoreductase, translating to MQVTRRTILASAAAAAPALPRSPGSANNRIRVGIAGVSGRGNSLMKSIHRLAAEDVEVAALCDVDASALAKRAAEFQQLTGKPVPTVPDMRRMLDDKSIDAVIHTTPTNWHSLGGLWTLQAGKDAYIEKPLALTLDEGERLVAATRKTNRIVQHGTQCRSGPEILEAMHLLREGVIGDIYLARGIGHKYRPGIGQLAPQAPPSTLNYDMWRGPAPMKPYSPNQVHYNWHWFWDTGNGEVGNLAVHSLDVMRMVLGLHEFPDRVQSMGGHLIFDDCKEAPNVQTSVFHYANRRVVLEHSVRSGYTNSEAGMGEQIAFTLGDRRDAHGLIFYGTEGYMVLPDYISYYTYLGRDRKAGPTRVGTRPPEANEPHLVNFFKAMRSRKKGDLNAEVEEGRRSAALCHYANIAYRTGRTLQIDSQSGQIQNDPEAAALGRREHRAPYQLPVI from the coding sequence ATGCAGGTAACACGCAGGACGATACTCGCCTCCGCGGCTGCCGCCGCACCCGCGCTGCCGCGCTCGCCAGGCAGTGCCAACAACCGCATCCGCGTCGGAATCGCCGGCGTCAGTGGGCGCGGCAACTCACTCATGAAGAGCATCCATCGCCTCGCCGCCGAGGACGTCGAGGTTGCAGCCCTCTGCGATGTCGACGCCAGCGCGCTCGCCAAACGCGCCGCCGAGTTCCAGCAGCTCACCGGCAAACCGGTCCCCACCGTGCCGGACATGCGCCGCATGCTCGACGACAAGTCCATCGACGCCGTCATCCACACCACGCCCACCAACTGGCACTCCCTGGGCGGCCTGTGGACCCTGCAAGCGGGCAAGGACGCCTACATCGAGAAGCCGTTGGCCCTCACGCTCGACGAAGGGGAGCGCCTCGTCGCTGCCACCCGTAAGACGAATCGCATCGTCCAGCACGGCACGCAATGCCGCAGCGGCCCCGAGATCCTCGAGGCCATGCACCTCCTCCGCGAAGGCGTCATCGGCGATATCTATCTGGCCCGAGGCATCGGTCACAAGTACCGCCCCGGCATCGGCCAACTCGCTCCGCAAGCGCCGCCGTCCACGCTGAACTACGACATGTGGCGCGGCCCGGCCCCCATGAAGCCTTACTCGCCCAACCAGGTCCACTACAACTGGCACTGGTTCTGGGACACAGGCAACGGCGAAGTCGGCAACCTCGCCGTCCACAGTCTGGATGTCATGCGCATGGTGCTCGGCCTGCACGAGTTCCCTGATCGCGTGCAATCCATGGGTGGTCACCTGATCTTCGACGACTGTAAGGAAGCGCCAAACGTCCAAACCAGCGTCTTTCACTACGCTAACCGCCGGGTCGTACTGGAACACTCGGTCCGCAGCGGCTACACCAACAGCGAGGCGGGCATGGGCGAGCAAATCGCCTTTACGTTAGGCGACCGCCGCGACGCGCATGGCCTCATCTTCTATGGCACGGAAGGCTACATGGTGTTGCCCGACTACATCAGCTACTACACCTACCTCGGCCGCGACCGCAAAGCCGGCCCCACCCGGGTCGGCACCCGTCCACCGGAGGCCAACGAGCCGCATCTCGTGAACTTCTTCAAGGCCATGCGGAGCCGCAAGAAGGGAGACCTGAACGCGGAAGTGGAAGAAGGCCGCCGCTCGGCAGCGCTCTGTCACTACGCCAACATCGCCTACCGCACGGGCCGGACGCTTCAGATCGACTCGCAGTCGGGCCAAATCCAGAACGACCCGGAAGCCGCCGCCCTGGGCCGCCGGGAGCACCGGGCCCCCTACCAACTCCCGGTCATCTAG
- a CDS encoding LacI family DNA-binding transcriptional regulator, with protein MPTIYDVAKKAGVSIATVSAVINHTAYVSPELTKRVKAAVEELDYTVNQVASSLQTRKSRTVAMLIPDVASPDPFYGQVVRGAEDVLRKKGYLLILGHTYNQVEEQARYLSAFRSRLVDGVLLFQAPGEDEELRRMVAGKRPLVFVGRIPTDLEGDVVATDIGAGTRAGVEHLAAKGHKRIALLTVDKSMSVREARITGWRRALKAHGLTADEELIATAALSVEGGREIALQLLGLKERPTALFVDNLVFTTGVLKALQELKLRCPDDVEVMSSDDAEWLDVFQPPISTIVQPSYAVGEMAAEMLLKRIKHPNRPMQKVLLKPELRVRV; from the coding sequence ATGCCGACCATATACGATGTAGCCAAGAAGGCCGGTGTATCGATCGCCACGGTCTCGGCGGTGATCAACCATACGGCCTATGTGAGTCCGGAGCTCACGAAGCGGGTGAAGGCGGCGGTGGAAGAGCTCGACTACACGGTGAACCAAGTGGCGAGCAGCCTGCAAACTCGAAAGTCGCGGACGGTGGCCATGTTGATTCCCGATGTGGCGAGCCCCGACCCGTTCTATGGGCAAGTGGTGCGCGGAGCGGAGGACGTGCTGCGGAAGAAGGGTTACCTGCTGATCCTGGGCCACACCTACAACCAGGTGGAGGAGCAGGCAAGGTATCTGTCGGCGTTCCGGTCGCGGCTGGTGGATGGGGTGCTGCTGTTCCAGGCTCCGGGTGAGGACGAGGAACTGCGGCGCATGGTGGCCGGCAAGCGGCCGCTGGTGTTCGTAGGCCGCATTCCGACGGATCTGGAAGGGGACGTGGTGGCCACCGATATCGGCGCCGGGACGAGGGCCGGGGTGGAGCACCTGGCGGCAAAGGGACACAAGCGGATTGCGCTGTTGACGGTAGACAAATCGATGAGTGTGCGAGAGGCGCGCATCACGGGCTGGCGGCGGGCCCTGAAGGCGCACGGGCTGACCGCTGACGAGGAGTTGATTGCGACGGCGGCCTTGTCCGTGGAGGGTGGGCGCGAGATTGCGCTGCAACTGCTGGGGCTGAAAGAGCGGCCGACGGCGCTGTTTGTCGACAACCTGGTGTTCACAACAGGGGTTTTGAAGGCGCTGCAGGAGCTGAAATTGCGGTGCCCGGACGATGTGGAGGTGATGAGCTCGGACGACGCGGAGTGGCTGGACGTCTTTCAACCACCGATTTCGACGATCGTACAGCCGAGCTACGCGGTGGGTGAGATGGCGGCCGAGATGCTGCTGAAGCGCATCAAGCATCCGAACCGTCCGATGCAGAAGGTGCTGCTGAAGCCCGAACTGCGGGTGCGGGTGTAG
- a CDS encoding sugar phosphate isomerase/epimerase family protein, which yields MSPLSRRAFLLASAAPLAWAAKPRIPLCFGTYGMKSLLTDEALKTLSAIGYDGVELCLLPGWPCDPAALPPSARREIRSLLDSTGLVLPAVLEGLPLAGTPEKRTYNLERLKLAAALAHGLSPLCPPVLDTVLGGKAADWLLVRDRFADELDAWARLAATLDFTVCCKPHADQALNSPQRALWLLRQVNSPRLRLIYDYSHMLVEGYSLESSLTALLPHIAFISVKDARGNSAHHEYLLPGDGATDYAAYFRLLDKLGYGGGVGVEVSSMIHQRPGYQPVETARLCYRRLEQAMAQAGLRGIPR from the coding sequence ATGAGCCCTCTTAGCCGCCGCGCCTTTCTACTCGCTTCAGCCGCCCCCCTTGCCTGGGCCGCGAAACCGCGCATCCCTCTCTGCTTCGGTACCTACGGCATGAAGTCCCTGCTCACCGACGAAGCCCTCAAGACCCTCTCCGCCATCGGTTACGACGGTGTGGAGCTCTGCCTTCTGCCCGGTTGGCCCTGCGATCCGGCGGCACTCCCGCCCTCGGCCCGCAGGGAGATCAGGAGCCTGCTGGACAGCACTGGCCTCGTCCTGCCGGCCGTACTCGAGGGATTGCCCCTGGCGGGCACGCCCGAAAAACGAACCTATAATCTCGAACGGCTCAAACTCGCCGCCGCGCTCGCCCACGGCCTGTCTCCGCTTTGTCCACCCGTACTCGATACCGTCCTGGGCGGGAAGGCCGCCGACTGGTTGCTCGTCCGCGACCGCTTCGCCGACGAACTCGACGCCTGGGCGCGCCTAGCCGCCACGCTGGATTTCACGGTCTGCTGCAAACCCCATGCCGACCAGGCTCTCAACAGTCCCCAGCGGGCCCTCTGGCTGCTGCGCCAGGTCAATAGTCCGAGGCTCCGCCTCATCTATGACTACAGCCACATGCTTGTCGAAGGCTATTCCCTGGAGTCGAGCCTCACCGCGTTGCTACCGCACATCGCCTTCATCAGCGTGAAGGACGCCCGTGGCAACTCCGCCCACCATGAGTACCTGCTGCCCGGTGACGGCGCCACCGATTACGCCGCCTATTTCCGTCTCCTGGACAAACTCGGCTATGGCGGCGGTGTGGGCGTTGAAGTGAGCTCCATGATCCACCAGCGTCCGGGCTACCAGCCTGTCGAGACGGCCAGACTCTGCTACCGGCGCCTGGAGCAAGCGATGGCCCAGGCCGGCCTCCGCGGCATCCCACGATGA
- a CDS encoding MFS transporter — MRIFHGWFIAAAAFVTLFITVGVPFYGMPFFYDYFIRDFGWTRAQTSSGIAVATILIQPAAGLLLHRFSPRRLILFGSAMLALALAGFSFGNGSLLLYYLAWGAFMTGYVYSGPLPHQVILSQWFRRNRGLAMGFAYLGLGLGGAVSQKCVALPLIQAFGWRTALLWMAASFVLLVPLLLFLVRDRPSDLGLNPDGDPQPPEEARLESKPFRQLLRQPSFWLLAAGSACSIGAIGSVNQHMKLLFQDAGLSGSTVADTTFLILISSLAGRVVMGWMADRFSKKRVMLAAYLFVALPLPLLFVIEQPGAPELFAVLFGFGLGADFMLIPLMAAQLFGANSLARVMGIVLPVDSIAQTCFPFLLGLMRDRLGDYHSGVVLVAALALAGATAVAFLPPLGATPQLPTVRPTRESYEPS; from the coding sequence GTGCGCATCTTCCACGGCTGGTTCATCGCGGCGGCGGCCTTCGTAACCCTCTTCATCACGGTGGGTGTGCCGTTCTACGGCATGCCCTTCTTCTACGACTACTTCATCCGCGACTTCGGCTGGACCCGCGCCCAAACCTCCAGCGGCATCGCTGTGGCTACCATCCTCATCCAGCCCGCCGCCGGCCTCCTGCTCCACCGCTTCAGCCCCCGCCGCCTCATCCTCTTCGGCTCCGCCATGCTCGCTCTGGCCCTCGCCGGCTTCAGCTTCGGCAACGGCAGCCTGCTGCTCTACTACCTTGCCTGGGGCGCCTTCATGACCGGCTATGTCTACTCCGGTCCCCTGCCCCACCAGGTCATCCTCTCCCAGTGGTTCCGCCGCAATCGCGGCCTCGCCATGGGCTTCGCCTACCTTGGCCTCGGCCTCGGTGGAGCCGTCTCCCAGAAGTGCGTCGCCCTCCCGCTCATACAGGCTTTCGGTTGGCGCACCGCGCTGCTTTGGATGGCCGCCAGCTTCGTGCTCCTCGTCCCCTTACTTCTCTTCCTGGTCCGCGACCGCCCCTCTGACCTCGGCCTCAATCCCGATGGCGATCCGCAGCCTCCCGAGGAAGCCCGCCTGGAATCCAAGCCGTTTCGGCAGCTCCTCCGTCAGCCCTCGTTTTGGCTGCTCGCTGCTGGCAGTGCCTGCAGCATCGGCGCCATCGGCTCAGTCAACCAGCACATGAAGCTCCTCTTCCAGGACGCCGGCCTCTCGGGCTCCACCGTGGCCGATACTACCTTTCTCATCCTCATCTCCAGCCTCGCCGGCCGCGTCGTCATGGGCTGGATGGCCGATCGCTTCAGCAAGAAACGCGTCATGCTCGCCGCCTATCTCTTCGTCGCCCTCCCCCTGCCCCTCCTGTTCGTCATCGAACAGCCCGGTGCGCCGGAGCTCTTCGCCGTCCTTTTCGGCTTCGGACTCGGCGCCGACTTCATGCTCATCCCCCTCATGGCCGCCCAGCTCTTCGGAGCCAACTCCCTCGCCCGCGTCATGGGCATTGTCCTGCCGGTCGACTCCATCGCCCAGACGTGCTTCCCATTTCTCCTCGGCCTCATGCGCGACCGCCTGGGCGACTACCACTCCGGCGTCGTCCTGGTCGCCGCGCTCGCCCTGGCCGGCGCCACCGCGGTCGCGTTCCTCCCACCCCTCGGCGCCACCCCGCAACTGCCGACCGTCCGGCCAACCCGGGAGTCCTATGAGCCCTCTTAG
- a CDS encoding DJ-1/PfpI family protein produces MNKILLPIGDAAEAMDTLYPYYRVREAGYHCVVAGPDARIYPLVMHEIPPGWDITRESPSYHLAAEKAFAEIDPSEYVGLFLTGGRAPEYIRYDEHLLRTVKHFFAEQKPVCSVCHGAEIVAAARVIEGRRMATVAKCRLDIELCGGIYVDNGCVLSGNLVSGRTWHDQHLYMPEFIRLIGEYTAARNGQSTPALGVRD; encoded by the coding sequence ATGAATAAGATACTGCTGCCCATCGGCGACGCCGCTGAGGCAATGGATACGCTATACCCCTACTACCGCGTGCGCGAGGCCGGCTACCACTGTGTCGTCGCCGGCCCCGACGCCCGCATTTACCCGCTGGTCATGCACGAGATTCCCCCCGGCTGGGACATCACGCGCGAGTCCCCCAGCTATCACCTCGCCGCCGAAAAGGCCTTCGCCGAGATCGACCCCTCGGAATACGTCGGGCTCTTCCTTACCGGCGGCCGCGCCCCGGAGTACATCCGTTACGACGAGCACCTCCTGCGCACCGTCAAGCACTTCTTCGCCGAGCAGAAACCCGTCTGCAGCGTCTGCCACGGAGCCGAGATCGTCGCAGCCGCCCGCGTCATCGAGGGCCGCCGCATGGCGACCGTCGCCAAGTGCCGCCTCGACATCGAACTCTGCGGCGGCATCTATGTGGACAATGGATGCGTGCTCTCCGGCAACCTGGTCAGCGGCCGCACCTGGCACGACCAACACCTCTATATGCCCGAATTCATCCGCCTCATCGGCGAATACACGGCCGCCCGCAACGGCCAATCCACGCCAGCCCTAGGCGTCCGGGACTAA
- a CDS encoding TonB-dependent receptor translates to MSRRSASAGALLALLLALAPFAFAQSSLATLTGTVSDSSGALIPSAKVHLVNTATGEALNATVNDSGIYVIPQIKPGSYILTAESQGFKQHHHAGLILESGARVRLDISLELGAVSESVEVTASVPLLQSESSAVGGVVDNRTIANMPLIDRRAAQLVKLSGFVSSGLPTGGSANNSAVSIAGGRADNNQWFVDGGIVQNSTVDTPGLFFDPPIESLQEFRVSVSNFAAELGRTGGGVIQMTTKSGTNALHGSAYEYLRNDALDARSFFAATKPALRYNLFGASISGPIVRDRTHFFFNYEGIRSKTETTRIANIPSRAEIGGDFSASSVTVRDPANGRAPFAGNIIPANRLDPVGAAIAALYPDPNVSGRPSGSSNYRANQLTDSPHNIYVGRVDHVFSDRDRVYGRFLGRTNPQVGGPIFPQAGIDSYNQIVKTTNYDVAGTWSHSFTPTWLNEARYAWNRRVANQWHGGLDQGLAAKLGITGTNAKYFPRVNITGLEAMGNANRQERRQDPVLSHYLVDTMTKISGKHTLKWGADYRYSSNVDYFYGTAGGAFSFTDTAAGSGLAALLLGWTTSASRQENLPIKSRADTLSAFFQDDWKVARNLTFNLGLRWDYDQPRRETLGNRQSSFDRYTLNPVSGTPGVITFSGRNGLGSYAHSKDLNNFGPRVGFAWQATPAWVVRGGAGILYLGQYTNNVTFDPSLGFSLQGSFVSPDSGLTPVFLLKNGMPALSFPTEADLRPGFGTLPLGQTPTTSVSFLEQDRRNGYLESFNLNIQRQFGANWLTEAGYIANLGHKLPGANAQSINQVPLNLMAAGSAQLRRPFPQFSDVTVLAPAIGNSNYHGLNLRLEKRYSAGLHFQANYTWSRFIDDISSRVELGGQSGTGFTNYYNRAGDRGLSGNNISHRFVLGSVYELPFGAKRAFQPRNSVLNSFVSGWSLGYIAELRSGAPMGVTEQTNRTNSFSQANRPNVVGDPSISGDRTRAQQIAQWFNTAAFAAPADYTFGNSGKTVGFGPGAVAMDLSVMRDFRIHEGHALAFRGEMLNFINKPNFANPNLARGNSAFGRITALAPGNESRIIQLGLRYSF, encoded by the coding sequence ATGTCTCGCAGATCCGCGTCAGCCGGCGCCCTACTCGCTCTGCTGCTCGCCCTCGCCCCCTTCGCGTTCGCCCAGTCGAGCCTCGCTACCCTTACCGGGACAGTCTCCGACTCCAGCGGCGCCCTCATCCCCTCCGCCAAAGTCCACCTCGTCAACACCGCCACCGGCGAAGCCCTCAACGCCACCGTCAACGACTCCGGCATCTACGTCATCCCTCAGATCAAGCCCGGCTCCTACATCCTCACCGCCGAGAGCCAGGGCTTCAAACAGCACCACCACGCCGGCCTCATCCTCGAATCCGGAGCCCGCGTCCGACTCGACATCAGCCTTGAGCTCGGCGCCGTCTCGGAATCCGTCGAGGTCACCGCATCTGTCCCTCTCCTCCAGTCGGAGAGCTCGGCCGTCGGCGGCGTGGTCGACAACCGCACCATCGCCAACATGCCCTTGATAGACCGCCGTGCCGCCCAGCTCGTCAAGCTCTCAGGCTTCGTCTCCTCCGGCCTTCCCACTGGCGGCTCAGCCAATAACAGCGCCGTCTCCATCGCCGGTGGGCGCGCCGACAACAACCAGTGGTTCGTCGATGGCGGCATCGTCCAGAACTCCACCGTCGATACACCGGGGCTCTTCTTCGATCCCCCCATCGAGTCACTCCAGGAGTTCCGCGTCTCTGTCAGCAACTTCGCCGCCGAACTCGGCCGCACCGGCGGCGGCGTCATCCAGATGACCACCAAGTCGGGCACCAACGCTCTCCACGGCTCCGCGTATGAGTACCTCCGCAACGACGCCCTGGACGCTCGTTCGTTCTTCGCCGCCACCAAGCCCGCTCTCCGCTACAACCTCTTCGGCGCCAGCATCAGCGGCCCCATTGTCCGTGACCGCACTCACTTCTTCTTCAACTACGAAGGTATCCGCAGCAAGACAGAGACCACCCGCATCGCCAACATCCCCAGCCGGGCCGAGATCGGCGGCGACTTCTCCGCCTCCTCCGTCACCGTCCGCGACCCCGCCAATGGCCGCGCCCCCTTCGCCGGCAACATCATCCCCGCCAATCGCCTCGACCCCGTCGGCGCCGCCATCGCAGCCCTCTACCCCGACCCCAACGTCTCCGGCCGGCCCTCCGGCAGCTCCAACTATCGCGCCAATCAACTCACCGACAGCCCTCACAACATCTACGTCGGCCGCGTCGATCACGTATTCTCCGATCGCGACCGCGTGTACGGCCGCTTCCTCGGCCGCACCAATCCGCAGGTTGGCGGCCCCATCTTTCCCCAGGCCGGCATCGACTCCTACAACCAGATCGTCAAAACCACCAACTACGACGTCGCCGGCACCTGGTCGCATAGCTTCACCCCCACCTGGCTCAACGAAGCCCGCTACGCCTGGAACCGCCGCGTCGCCAACCAATGGCATGGCGGCCTCGATCAGGGGCTGGCCGCCAAACTGGGCATCACCGGCACCAACGCCAAATACTTCCCCCGCGTCAACATCACCGGTCTCGAGGCAATGGGCAACGCCAACCGGCAGGAGCGCCGCCAGGACCCCGTCCTCAGCCACTACCTGGTCGACACCATGACCAAGATCTCCGGCAAACACACGCTCAAATGGGGCGCCGACTACCGCTACTCCTCCAATGTCGACTACTTCTACGGCACCGCCGGTGGAGCCTTCTCCTTCACCGATACCGCCGCCGGCAGCGGCCTCGCCGCCCTCCTCCTCGGTTGGACGACCAGCGCCTCCCGCCAGGAGAACCTCCCCATCAAGAGCCGCGCCGATACTCTCTCCGCCTTCTTCCAGGACGATTGGAAGGTCGCCCGCAACCTCACCTTCAACCTTGGCCTCCGCTGGGACTACGATCAGCCCCGTCGCGAGACACTGGGCAACCGTCAGAGCAGCTTCGACCGCTACACCCTCAATCCCGTCTCCGGCACTCCTGGCGTCATCACCTTCTCGGGCCGCAACGGCCTCGGTTCGTACGCCCATTCGAAAGACCTCAACAACTTCGGCCCGCGCGTTGGGTTCGCCTGGCAGGCCACACCTGCCTGGGTTGTTCGTGGCGGCGCCGGCATCCTCTATCTCGGCCAGTACACCAATAACGTCACCTTCGACCCCTCGCTCGGCTTTTCGCTCCAAGGCTCTTTTGTCTCGCCCGATAGCGGCCTCACGCCCGTCTTCCTCCTGAAGAACGGCATGCCCGCGCTCAGCTTCCCCACCGAGGCCGATCTGCGCCCCGGCTTCGGCACTCTCCCTCTCGGACAGACGCCCACCACTTCCGTCAGCTTCCTGGAACAGGACCGCCGCAACGGCTACCTCGAGTCGTTCAATCTCAATATCCAGCGCCAGTTCGGCGCCAACTGGCTCACGGAGGCCGGCTACATCGCCAACCTCGGACACAAACTACCCGGGGCCAACGCGCAGAGCATCAATCAGGTCCCCCTCAACCTTATGGCGGCCGGCAGCGCCCAGCTCCGCCGACCCTTCCCGCAGTTCAGCGACGTCACCGTCCTCGCCCCCGCCATCGGCAATTCCAACTACCACGGCCTCAACTTACGCCTCGAGAAGCGCTACTCGGCCGGCCTCCACTTCCAGGCCAACTACACATGGAGCCGCTTCATCGACGACATCTCGTCCCGCGTCGAACTCGGCGGCCAGTCCGGCACCGGCTTCACCAACTACTACAACCGCGCCGGCGATCGCGGCCTCTCCGGCAACAACATTTCCCACCGCTTCGTCCTCGGCTCGGTCTATGAGCTCCCCTTCGGCGCTAAACGCGCGTTCCAGCCACGGAACTCAGTCCTCAATAGCTTCGTCAGCGGCTGGTCCCTCGGCTACATCGCCGAACTCCGCAGCGGCGCTCCCATGGGCGTCACCGAACAAACCAACCGCACGAACTCCTTCTCTCAGGCCAACCGCCCCAACGTCGTAGGCGATCCCAGCATCTCCGGCGACCGCACGCGCGCGCAGCAGATCGCCCAGTGGTTCAACACCGCCGCCTTCGCCGCCCCCGCCGATTACACCTTCGGCAACTCCGGCAAGACCGTCGGCTTCGGGCCCGGCGCCGTCGCCATGGACCTCTCCGTGATGCGCGACTTCCGCATTCACGAAGGCCACGCGCTCGCCTTCCGCGGCGAAATGCTCAACTTCATCAACAAACCCAATTTCGCCAACCCCAACCTGGCCCGAGGCAACTCCGCCTTCGGCCGCATCACAGCCCTCGCCCCAGGCAACGAGAGCCGCATCATCCAACTCGGCTTGCGCTATAGCTTCTAA
- a CDS encoding Gfo/Idh/MocA family oxidoreductase: MSDFYSASRRGFLAAAVAAPAILRAQDAPSRIKVAFIGVGNRGGFLQRQMFEVQGVDIIAICDIDPETLKRAVDAATEKGHKPQGYADYRKMIEQRKDIEAIVIATPVDTHIGPTIASLEAGKHVYCEKPMALSPEECNTILKATESAKGIYQAGFQLRHDPNRAASMKFLHSGGMGKMLYAQGYRHTGDLPRNEPWLFDRVRSGDNIVEQACHIIDLFVWAVGKPPLRAMGSGGINLYKNVPAGRTTMDNYSVIYEFPDDIRVTFSHIYFDPPAFSGIKERVYGSEGAVDLAQAKWVKLEQKGEIALEVPDAGQRSDLLSVKAFIENARAKKLPLNNAQSAKRSTLTAMMGRKAIYEKRIVTWEEMGG, encoded by the coding sequence ATGTCCGATTTCTATTCCGCATCGCGGCGCGGGTTTCTGGCCGCGGCTGTGGCCGCGCCCGCGATCCTGAGGGCGCAGGACGCACCCAGCCGGATCAAGGTGGCCTTCATCGGGGTCGGCAACCGCGGCGGGTTTCTCCAGAGGCAGATGTTCGAGGTGCAGGGTGTCGACATCATCGCGATCTGCGATATCGACCCGGAGACCTTGAAGAGGGCCGTGGATGCGGCTACGGAGAAGGGGCACAAGCCGCAGGGCTATGCGGACTACCGCAAGATGATCGAGCAACGGAAGGACATCGAGGCGATTGTGATCGCCACTCCGGTGGACACACATATCGGTCCGACGATTGCTTCGCTCGAAGCGGGCAAGCACGTCTACTGCGAGAAGCCGATGGCGTTGAGTCCGGAAGAGTGCAACACGATTCTCAAAGCGACGGAGAGCGCCAAAGGCATCTACCAGGCGGGTTTCCAATTGCGGCACGATCCGAACCGCGCGGCCTCGATGAAGTTCCTGCACTCGGGCGGCATGGGCAAGATGCTGTATGCGCAGGGCTACCGCCATACGGGAGACCTGCCCCGAAATGAGCCGTGGCTATTCGACCGCGTACGCAGCGGTGACAACATCGTCGAGCAGGCGTGCCACATCATCGACCTCTTTGTGTGGGCGGTGGGCAAACCGCCGTTGCGGGCCATGGGCTCGGGCGGGATCAACCTCTACAAGAATGTCCCCGCGGGCCGGACGACCATGGACAACTACTCGGTGATCTACGAGTTCCCGGATGACATTCGCGTCACGTTCTCGCACATCTATTTCGACCCGCCCGCTTTCTCTGGCATCAAGGAGCGGGTGTACGGCAGTGAAGGCGCCGTCGATCTGGCTCAGGCGAAGTGGGTGAAGCTCGAGCAGAAGGGGGAGATTGCGCTGGAGGTGCCGGATGCCGGGCAGCGGAGCGATCTGTTGAGCGTGAAGGCGTTCATCGAGAATGCGCGGGCCAAGAAGTTGCCTCTGAACAATGCGCAGTCGGCGAAGCGGTCTACTCTCACGGCGATGATGGGCCGCAAGGCGATCTATGAGAAGCGGATTGTCACCTGGGAGGAGATGGGCGGCTAG
- a CDS encoding glycosyltransferase family 2 protein, with protein MKNTLSIVTPTLGMAEYLGRAIESVLSQDFASLDYLVADGGSSDGTVDLLRGFEGRLRWRSENDGGAAAALQRAFREAPGSILGWLNADDILLPGALAQAAQAFERYPDAVAVFGGASWVDQNLRLIRPYPVVADAARRLSEQCLICQPACFFRADAYHACGGIDPTLHSAFDYDLWIRLARLGPMVYIPGEWAWSRMHPGNKSLGQRQQAFEEGAQVLRRHFDYVPFSWIYARRVHRIDGRDQFFEPLQPSLRAYFGCLPEGLATNHRHPLRYLQDWASQFGWRAAGRMLGRTRSEVKGRT; from the coding sequence TTGAAAAACACTCTCTCCATCGTCACTCCGACGCTGGGCATGGCCGAATACCTGGGTCGCGCCATCGAAAGCGTGCTGAGCCAGGACTTCGCGTCGCTGGACTACCTCGTCGCGGACGGAGGCTCCTCCGATGGCACGGTGGACCTGCTCCGAGGCTTCGAAGGCCGTCTTCGCTGGCGCTCGGAGAACGATGGCGGAGCCGCTGCCGCCCTTCAGCGCGCCTTTCGGGAAGCGCCCGGATCCATCCTCGGCTGGCTCAACGCCGACGACATCCTGCTCCCTGGGGCCCTGGCTCAGGCGGCCCAGGCTTTCGAACGTTACCCCGACGCCGTCGCCGTTTTCGGCGGAGCTTCTTGGGTCGACCAGAACCTCCGCCTCATCCGCCCTTACCCCGTCGTCGCCGACGCCGCTCGGCGTCTCTCCGAGCAGTGCCTGATCTGCCAGCCTGCCTGCTTCTTCCGCGCCGATGCCTATCACGCTTGCGGCGGCATCGACCCCACGCTTCACTCCGCGTTCGACTACGATCTCTGGATCCGCCTGGCCCGCCTCGGCCCCATGGTCTACATCCCAGGAGAATGGGCCTGGTCTCGCATGCATCCCGGCAACAAGAGCCTGGGCCAACGCCAGCAGGCCTTTGAGGAAGGCGCCCAAGTGTTGCGGCGCCACTTCGATTACGTGCCGTTCTCCTGGATCTACGCCCGCCGCGTCCACCGCATCGATGGCCGCGATCAGTTCTTTGAGCCCCTGCAGCCCTCGCTCCGGGCCTACTTTGGCTGCCTGCCTGAAGGTCTCGCGACAAACCATCGTCATCCGCTACGCTATCTGCAGGACTGGGCCTCTCAGTTCGGCTGGCGCGCCGCCGGCCGCATGCTGGGCCGAACGCGTTCCGAAGTGAAAGGAAGAACCTGA